The genomic DNA AGCTCTACTTTCCTACCTGCAGGCTCCTCTGCCTTGGCCATCAACACCACACATGGTATTGGTGTATGGTGCTGGGGACCTCAGAGGTCCACTGAGCCCTGTTCTTGGTCTTCTCTGGTCTCGCTAACTTTTGTCACTAATGGGCCTTTCCCTAACTCCAAGCTCCTGTCTCTTGGAGGGCAGAAATGAGAGTTGTCTCCAGTGTCGCCTAAGGTATTGATAAAGATTCTGCCAGTGACTGGCAGTATCCCTACCATCTCTTCACACAGGCCCTTTCTCTGGACAGCTTCCTGGATGCCATTTATGTGAGGCACTCTGCTGTCTTGGaggcttggtcctcttgtggttAAACTCTTGGGAATTTGGGTATCAGAGAGAAACAGCTCTACCTACAGACAATGCAGAGCCTCAGGGATGTGCTGGGTGGGGGACCTTCAAGGCCCTTGCTCCCAACAGCACTGTTGAGTAAGGAAGACTTACTCAGGTTAAGGTGGGGAGAAAAGGCTATGCTGCCCTGCCAGGGCTGCAGCAGGCCAGGAAGCTGGAGCAATTCTCACAGTTGAGTCAGGTGGGAACACCCTGCTCTCATCACCCTGACCAGGACTGTCACCCTAGCTGTGAACAGAGCCCAGGGTCAAACCCCATAGCTCTCAGGGGTCCCATGACTCTGAGCAGCCTACAATCAGACTGAGGAGCTCAAATCCAGTGAACTCCAGACCCCAGGACCAGAGGCAAGCAGAGTAGAGGCCATGTTGAAGGCTGGGGACAGACACGGTAGGAAGAAAAACACCAAGGCTTGGAACTGAGTTGTGGACTCCAGCAAGAAACTGGTGGGATAAATaccccatttgtttgtttgtttgtttgtttgttttgagagagggtttctctgtatagcccaggctgtcctggaactggctctgtagaccaggctggccttgaactcacagagacccacctgcctctgtctcctgagtgctgggagagaaagacccttttttttttaagtattttatttatttatttatttatttatttattatacaacattcagcttccatgtatatctgcacactagaagagggcgccagatctcataacggatggttgtgagccatcatgtggttgctgggaattgaactcaggacccctggaagagcagtcagcactcttaacctctgagccatctctccagccctgagaaagACCCTTTTTTGCAGCCTGTCCtcaacagaattttttttctatttgtgaaaAGACCAAAGTCAGGTGTCCCAAGGCCATCCTCAGCATCCCCCTCTCGCCCCCCACCCCATTTCATCCCATCTGCAGAGAGAAACCACGTTCTCTGCCATACTTTTCTCTACCTTGGGCCCAGACATCACACCAAGCCTCCTGCCTGCTCTTCAAGtactcttccatttctctaacCCAATTCCTACTAGGAGCCAAATGAAACATCCAAAACCCCTTTCAAAGCCTGTGACCTGGCCCCAAATCACCTTGACCTTCTAGGAAAGGAAGCAGTGGAACATTCAAATGGCAACACCAACTGAGAAAAAGACTGTTGCACTACCAGAGCCAGGCTAGGGAGACACACTGAGGGCCTAGGGGTCAATAAGACTGCAAGCCTTCTTGAAGGAGCTAATGCCAGATTATGTATCATTTTGGACATGAAGAGGTAGCTaaggtaatttttgttttattttatctgattttgTAATGCTGGTGATAGAAACttgggcttcatgcatgctgaaTATTCAATCTGTCTCTGACCTACATCCATCCAACCCCTTGCTAATTTTTCACACAGAGTACTGAAATGATAAGCTGGGTTTTGAAGAATTTCCCTGGAATTGTGCAGAGTGAATTAGAGAAGTAGAAACCCCCAACTCTTTGGTGTTCAGAAAAATATGATGTGCTTCGTTATGGCTTTAGCATATGTGCTGTCCACGTGAGGACTGTCTCTATTTATTATTGTGGTGTGTGAAGGCTGGGGACAGACATGGTATGTGAGCGGGGTTtgtacatgccatggcacacacgcaaaggtcagaggacaacggtcaagagttggttcttccgctgtaggttctaggaaccaactcaggttgtcaagtttTCACAGCAAttgcttttacccattgagctttCTCATTAGCCCTCTTTTTATTTTggaaaggtttttgttgttttgagacagggtctttctgtgtagccctggctgtcctggaactccctgtgtagactgctgaccttgaactcacagaggtcaacctgcctctgactcccacgaattgggattaaatgtgtagaccaacatggttttttgtttttattttattttatttttggtgtttctGAGCCAAGGtttccctatgtagaccagagtgACCTCAGACTTGGAGTCATcccttctgccttagcttcccataTGCTGGGAACTCGGGTGTGCATCATTAAGCTCAGGGGAACTCAtcatttttggtttggtttcgtcaaggcagagtctcatgtagcctaggctggcctcaaactccttatCTTCCTTCcagcaccaccaggcccagctctaACCCATCATTTCATCGTTTTTCAAAGCTTCCCATTGCTAAGTGCTATGTGCTTAACGAGATTTTCTTTCACTCTGCTAACACCTTGTGAGGTTTATAAACACTGCTTTATGGATTAGAAACTGTGGAATCATAGTGTCCATCTTCCTTGGAAAAATTCCTCCCTATCCTTTAGGTTTCTGAGGAATGATCAGTGTCCCACCTTTGTGTGACTCAAGGTCCAGCTTTGACCCATCACTAGACCCTGTGCCCTGTTGATAGCAACTAGTCAAAGGCTGTTCCTACAGTATAATCAGAACCTAATCAAGGCTTGTGATGTAAAGAGATGGACCAAGGTAGAGAGTGTCTCTTGTCAGTGTGTCCCAGGCTGTAACTTTGTAAGCGTGGTTGCAAAATGAAACTCATTTTGACTGGGGAAAAGTGTCTATGTGACAAGGTTGAATGTGGCCAGTGCAAAAACTCAAGAGATAAGCAAGATAGAGGGACGAGGAGAGACAGTGACCATCTTTGAGACTTTGGACCCAGCTACACCTGAAGCTAGACCCAGGTATAATTAGTACATAGCCAAACATCATGTGAATTTGTTGGTTTAGTCTTTGTTGTGGTAGGGATGGAACTCCAgtccttacacatgctaggcaagtggtcTGTCACCAAACTGCAGCCCAGCCCCAACTTTGTGATTATTTTTACCCccaatactggggattgaacccaggattttGTATTACTAGGCAATCACTCTAGCATTAGGCAAGCTATGTCCAGCCCtgagttgtttttgtctttggtggtggtagtggtgactctcgctctctctccatttctctctctctctctctctctctctgtctctgtctctctctctctctctctctctctctctctctctctctgtgtgtgtgtgtgtgtgtgtgtgtgtgtgtgtgtgtgtgaaggcaggCACATACCATGATAcaaatggaggtcagagaacaacctcaggtaTCAGTTCTGCCTTCTACTCTGTTTGCAATAGGTTCTCTTGTTGTTCATCACTCTGTACACCCACGAGCCTCCAGAgattcttttgtctctgcctcctacctcCCTGGAAGAATGTTACCACATCTAGCTATACCACATCCAGCTATACCATGTGAGTTCTAAGGCTCCAAACCTGGGTACTCATGCTTGCAGAACAAGCactacccaccaagccatctctccatctatgttactgttcttttgagacaggagtcACACAGTAgctaggctggctttgagctcattGCTCCAGCctctcacatgctgggattaaaggaacaaGCCACCATTCTTTAAAACACTTTGgtgttttaaaaaccaaaaaaagttcaAAGATGTTTGAACAACTTGCCTGTAGTCACACCTTGAGTATGTACTCTGCAGGCTCAGGAGGGGCACCTAAGGAGGGTGAAGCCAGGAGCAGAAAGGGCCTGTGGGAGATCTGGAGGTATGGAGGAAGGACAGTGGCGGCTGTAGGGTGCTGACTGGCAGGACACTTTTCTCTGAGAGACCTAGACAGGAGCAGTCAGCCTGTGGGTGTCACTGGGTTCATATGGAACCATGTGGGAAGCCAGTGCATGCCACCACTATGGAAAACAGGTGGAGAGAGTGGGAGTCAGCTCCTTAGAACACAGCACTCCGATTAGGAGACCAGAGCTGGGGAACAGAATAGAGGAGACACTGCTGCCTGGCAAGGGAGGCACACTGTACATGGCTGACCTGCTGGGACAGGAACCTCTCCCATTGAACTTCAGACAAGGCTAAACAGGGCCACTTGTCTCCCACTGCCCAGGGAGCCACaggattttactttttaaaagattttaataaaattaacaaataaatattctaaATCATACAGACTACGAGGATAGAGGTCAGAGAGAGTCTCCTCCAGGAAGGACCCTGGTGTGGAGCTGACCTGGGGAGGGGAACATGATGGTGGAAGGGGTTCTGGGCTTTTGTAGTCTGTCCCTTTCTGGCATAGAGGAGGCAAAGAACAAAGGGCCCTGGAGGAAGCAGTGACTCTCAGGTGTAAGGGGACAGCTAGCTTGTAAGATAGACAGGCTCAGTggcctggggtggggaggagagaagtcTCTGGCAGCTCTTGGCAGCACTCACTCTCGGACGTAGACCCTGGTGCACACCACGTCGTCTGCTGTCATGGTCTAGAAGGATAGAAGCAGTTAGCTGGTGAGGCTCCTGGCACCTTGGTTTTAAAGGGGAAGATTGAGAGGTAGATGTCTTCACTTCCAAGCCCAAACAGGCAAGAGCAGATGTAAGGATGCCTGGGTATCACTGCTAGGGATCAAGCAGAAACCCACTTCCTCATGGAGTCCAGAAGCAGGAGAGGATAGCCTACTGGAAAACTGTGGGCTCCTCTGGGCACATTTTTGTTACAGAAAACAACCCTATCAGGAGGATGAAGAGAATGGCCACAGTGGCTTTTGGACCTGCTGCAGCCTGGAGCCTGGCACAGAAGGCTGAAGGCAGCAGGGGTCTTCCAGAGGATGGGAGGGGCCGAGGGGTAGTGCTCACCAGTATCAGCTCTCCATCATTGGTCAGTTCTCTGGTCCAGGAGGTCTTGGGGCCCTCTCCCTTCAGAAGCCTCTGCTCACAGACCATTTTGTTTTCACTCTCCCATTTTACCAAACTCTGcaagaggccagaggccaaaTGGGTTGAGCTCACAGTAAGGGCCAATGCAAATGAAAGGAGACAGACCCCTTCCCAGCTCCCTGCGCTCCCAAGGACTCCTTCATGAGAGTAGAGAGTAGAGAGGGAAACTGGACAGTGAAAAGCATGGCAAGTAGGTGCTGTGACGGGAAGGTGCCCTCCCTGGTCCTCACCTTACAGGGTCTCCCATCCACAGTCTGCTCCTCAAATTCCTCGCCAATCTTGAAGTTAATCTCCGTGGTTCGAACAGTGGTGGAGGTTTTGATGTAGAAAGACTCACCCTCCTGTTTGATCTCTACTGTTGGCTTGGATGCTGCAGCCACAGCGATCTTCCTCAGCATCATATTCACCCCTGCAGGGAGAGAGGATTGGCCCTGCTACACCCTGCCATGAGACAGCTGGAAAAACCCTATGGGAGGCCTAATggtatgtgtgggggggtaggAGATAGGAGTGGGGTGGTGATAAGGGTGGCAATGGTGAAAGGCTgtagagagagagcaaggggCAGAGAATACAACCTGGACTATGACCAGTTGTAGACAGGACTCACCAAGTTCCAGAAACCCACTCCTAATATCCTGAGGGGCAGCTTCCCCCATGGGCTACATGGCAGGCTTTCAGTCTGGCCTTTTACCACAAGGCTGGAGACCTGCTGAGGTAGGCTTATCAGAGTTACTACGTGCCCTGTGCCCACTTGTAGGGTAGAACAGGCAAGCAAGGTTACTTTCCTCTCTGCCCCAGCTATCTACCCTGTTTGGGATGAGGTGAGGTCCTCATTTGCACAATTTCTGCCCCTTGAGGAGTGAGGAACGGATTCTGAGCAGAGGGAGCTGCTCCTCCTGCAGAAAGACAGAGGCTTGGGGAGTAAGTTCCAGAAGCTGGGGTACTCCCGCTCCAGGCTGCGTGACCCTGAGCAAATGACAGCTCAATGCTTTCTGGTTTCAGATTCCTCAACCGTCAAATGGAAATAGCTTCCTCAAATTGTCCTATGGCTCCATGTTTAAGAACTTAGGATACACAAGGTCAAGTACACCTTCATATTTTCTGAAAACATTATTGTAGATAGaagcaaataaaaagacaaaaacatggtggcacacacctttgattccagcacttgggaggaagaggaaggcggatcactgagttcgaggccagcctggtctacagagcaagtgccaggataggctccaaagctacacagagaaaccctgtctcgaaaaaccaaaagaaaaagaaaaaagaaaaaaaagaaaaaagaaaaagccaaaactAGGCTTGGACAAAGTTCCCTGTGCCAGGCTGCTCTCTGATGCTCTTAGGTCTCCTTCAAAGGAATTCTCTGCTGtcctgagaagaggaaaggggaagaaaagggtagcattccctccctccctctgatgTCTCAAGCCCCAAGATACTCTAGGCCTTCCCACTTCGCCTCTGTGTATTCAGAGTCTCTGTGTCCTCATATActtttccttccctgctccccagtTATGAAGAGGCCTGTGAAAATGGAGAACATCTCCCTGCTCGCCCATCCAGAAGGTAGGGGAACCAACACGAGGCTCTACCCCCACCTCTCCAAGCCTGTCTGTGGAGGTGAAGAACCAACCCTTCAAGGGTACAACAGGGGGCAAGATGCTCAAACCAACATCCCCCCCCCTcgccacatacacacaaatactcaTGCATCCCATAGCTCTGGGATAGTTCCTGAGAAGAAAACTGACACTACACTAAGCCTCAAAGCTGACTCACCCCATCTCAACAAAAAGCCCTGCTGTGTTGGCCCTGACTATCATGGTGAGCCCTGAGCCTCCTCCATAACATCGACCCTTGAACAGGGACTGAGGAGTCTGCAGAGGCTGAGTTCAGAAGATGATACCCTCCACCTTGTCCTTGGTGTCTGCAAAGCTGGGGGCCTGGCTCAGATGGCCTTGGCTGACACAGGCCAGTTTGTGTAACAGGTCTGTTTTCAATCTGCCCCCTAGCAAGTCGCGTGGCTCTAAGAGACCCTGCAGGGAGGACAAACATTCTGAAGGCAGATAATAGGGTTGGGCCTTTCTTTCCAGCTGGAACCTGGGGGTGATGCCAGGCTCCCATATCCACCAGGGAGCCGGGCCAGAATTCAGAGCAAATGGGGGACAGAGCAACTTCGGGGAGCAAGATTTTCTGCAAAGAAAATTTCTATCCTTTGATCTTTAATTTCAGCAGAGggggaaacaagaaaaatggGTATGACTCTAAGAATCATTCAGGTTAGCTGACACAAAGAACTAACAGCAAGGAAAGATGAGAACTGAGGCCCTACTGCCCTCGCAACATTCCTTTTAGTTCCAGATTCACTCTTGTATAGTCCCTAAATCTTCAAAGGGTATCCCCTGCTTCCCAGCCCAACCCGGGTTCCTCTCCAGTCCAGAAGTGGAAGGCATCCTGATCCTTAGGCTGTGGAGCTGTTTCCACTCCCTGGGGTGGTTAACTCCGTCTCTCCTCAGATGTGTCTCCTTTCCTATACTTTCTAGACCAGTCCCAACACGGAGGGCAGCAGAAATTGGGCAGGGAAGGTCCGAAAGAGCCGTCTGGGTGGATTCTGTGTTCCCACCCTTGGCTAACAGCCCAGCTGCGTTGGGTGCAGCTGGTCCCTTACTAGGAGGGACTTTTGGAAATGGGGATTGGTGTTTCACACGAGGACATTTGTTGAAATTCAAGAAAGTGGTAATTGTCCAGAGCGATTTTAGGGCTTTGGAGCCTCTTGCTGTAGGAAAATATTTGTCtcacaggtgggggtggggtggggagaacagAGTGAAAAGTGCAAGTGGGGGAGGGTACCAGAGTTAGAGCGGTGGACCACCTGGTGGGCGGAGCCAAGTGTTGGCGGTAACGGACCTGTCGTGGGGATTGGGTTACTGTTAGGGTACTTGGAAAGAGTTTGGAATGTCTCCTAGGGCTCCCTGCCTGGGTACCGGATTCCCAGAGTTGAGCCAGATGCCCTCCTGGTCAGCAGGTCCAGGCGCCCTCCCTGGTCCAGGCGCCCAGGCTagccaaccccccaccccacccccagactaACCTCGTGCTTCTGGTTTCTACTTGATTCACAGGCTCTGAGTCACCATTGAAGCTGGCACTGGTGGGCGCCCAGCCTCAGAAAGTACGATTTAAGAGTCCAGGGCCTGGTGCCCCAGGACCCAGGGTATCCGGCACGCCCCTTTTCTGGGATGCAGACTCCCAGGCGCCCACCCCCTGATTCGGCCTCCTTTTCTTTATGGCCTTCGCCTCCTCAGCTCCAAGGACTCCAGCGCCCTTCTTGCCCCCTTCCCAGAGCTCGAAAACCTTACCCAGGGCTTTGAGCAATTCCTCAAAGTTTTCCGATCGGATGATCTTCCAGTTGCCAGAaaagttaggcatggtggcagtGAGGTGGCTTTCTCTTTAGATCCTCAGCTGGAGCACTGGACGCTGAGTCCTTTAGCCCAAAGATACTTCGTTGCCCCCTCTGAGGAATTAATCCTTCCACACGGAGTCCGAGCCGTGTGGAAGACAATTGCAAAGCTGCTGGGCGCCGGAGCTCTAGGCTTTTATACCCAGCTGGTGCATGAGGCGGCCCCGCCCCCGCCCCGCCCTCCACCCCACCTGGGGGCCCTGCTCTGTGGCCACCTCACCCCTATCCTTTCCGGAATCCCGCCTGCTTCTAAGAAGCACGTGGGTGGGTCTAGGGTTCTCTAGGGGCCAAAATACCCTTCTCCCGCAACAGTAGGCGGACGGGCAAGCGTCAGAAGACAAGCACAAGGTTTGTGCCTCTGGCAAGAACAGGGCACGCCTCGCCTGGTCATGGATGCTCCGGTCTCACGGTCTGCAGGGCGAATGCAGGTCCCGTTTCACCAGTTCCTACTAGCCCTCTACCAAACTCGGTGCTCTGGACAGCTCGGCGCCAGACATCTGGAGACCCCGCTAGAGCAGTAACTGGGGCCTTGCAAC from Cricetulus griseus strain 17A/GY chromosome 1 unlocalized genomic scaffold, alternate assembly CriGri-PICRH-1.0 chr1_0, whole genome shotgun sequence includes the following:
- the Crabp2 gene encoding cellular retinoic acid-binding protein 2, coding for MPNFSGNWKIIRSENFEELLKALGVNMMLRKIAVAAASKPTVEIKQEGESFYIKTSTTVRTTEINFKIGEEFEEQTVDGRPCKSLVKWESENKMVCEQRLLKGEGPKTSWTRELTNDGELILTMTADDVVCTRVYVRE